The region tcccctctgtcttacCAGGCTATCAGTTCGTTGTAGAAGtaccccctcccctctgtcttacCAGGCTATCAGTTCGTTGAAGAGGtacccctcccctctgtcttacCAGGCTATCAGTTCGTTGAAGAGGTACCCCCTCCCCCTCCGGAACGCTCGAGAGGCTAAGATTCTACAGAACTTTGGAGACGGAATCTGCAAGATACTGGATGAGAAGTTACAGAGGCATTACAGAGAGAACggtgagatggatggatggatacagagagagagagagagagagagatggagagagagatggagagagagagatggatacagagagagagagagagagagagagagagagagagagagatggatacagagagagagagagagagagagagagagagagagagagagagagagagagagagagagagagagagagatggatacagagagagagagagagagagagagagaatggagagagagagatggatacagagagagagagatggatacagagagagagagagagagagatggatacagagagagagagagagagagagatggatacagagagagagagagatggatacagagagagagagagatggatacagagggatagagatggatggatacagagagatagagatggatggatggatacagagagagagagagagagagagagatggatacagagagagagagatggatggatacagagggatagagatggatggatacagagagatagagatggatggatacagagagatagagatgatggatggatacagagagagagagagagagatggatggatggatacagagagagagatagagatggatacagagagagatagagatggatggatggatacagagagagagagagagagagagagatggatggatggatggatacagaagagatagagatggatggatggatacagaAGAGATGATGgatggatacagagagagagagagagatggatggatggatacagagagagagagagatggatacagagagagatagatggatggatggatacagagagagagagagatggatggatggatacagaagagatagagatggatggatggatacagaagagatggatggatacacagagagagagagagagagatggatggatggatacagagagagatagagatggagatggatggatggatacagagagagatggagatggatggatggatacagagagagagatggatggatgagagatagagatggatggatggatgtgagagagagagagagagagagagagagagagagatggatggatggatggatggatggatacagagggagagggatggatggatggaaagagagagatagatggatacagagagagagagagagagagagagagatggatggaaagagagatggatggatacacagagagagatggatggaaagagagagagagatcgataaAGGATGGGGGGTGTATACTGGactggagaaagggagagagagagaaatgtgaagAGATGGATGGAGTGATAGATTGATCATGAGTTTCTCTTCCCCTTCCAGGTCCGGACGCTCCCATCCACTCCCTTCCCAGCGGTGTGACGGTGGCCCCTAGGCGCCGTAGCAACAACAGCCTGGCTCAGCCCACCAAACAGCCCTCTAggaaagagggggaaggagggaggaggaagagagaatacGTTCCCCAGAAGAGATCTGGTGGATATGCTGTTCTGCTAACACTCTACAGAGAGTCTCAGGTCTGTTAACACTCTACAGAGAGTCTCAGGTCTGGTCTGTTAACACTCTACAGAGAGTCACAGGTCTGTTATCACTCTACAGAGAGTCTCAGGTCTGTTAACACTCTACAGAGAGTCTCAGGTCTGCTAACACTCTACAGAGAGTCTCAGGTCTGCTAACACTCTACAGAGAGTCTCAGGTCTGTTAACACTCTACAGAGAGTCACAGGTCTGTTATCACTCTACAGAGAGTCTCAGGTCTGTTAACACTCTACAGAGAGTCTCAGGTCTGTTATCACTCTACAGAGAGTCTCAGGTCTGTTAACACTCTACAGAGAGTCTCAGGTCTGTTATCACTCTACAGAGAGTCTCAGGTCTGTTATCACTCTACAGAGAGTCTCAGGTCTGCTAACACTCTACAGAGAGTCTCAGGTCTGTTATCACTCTACAGAGAGTCTCAGGTCTGCTAACACTCTACAGAGAGTCTCAGGTCTGTTAACACTACAGAGAGTCTCAGGTCTGCTAACACTCTACAGAGAGTCTCAGGTCTGTTAACACTCTACAGAGAGTCTCAGGTCTGTTAACACTCTACAGAGAGTCTCAGGTCTGTTCTGCTAACACTCTACAGAGAGTCTCAGGTCTGTTAACACTCTACAGAGAGTCTCAGGTCTGTTAACACTCTACAGAGAGTCTCAGGTCTGTTAACACTCTACAGAGAGTCTCAGGTCTGTTAACACTCTACAGAGAGTCTCATGTCTGCTAACACTCTACAGAGAGTCTCAGGTCTGCTAACACTCTACAGAGAGTCTCAGGTCTGCTAACACTCTACAGAGAGTCTCAGGTCTGCTAACACTCTACAGAGAGTCTCAGGTCTGCTAACACTCTACAGAGAGTCTCAGGTCTGCTAACACTCTACAGAGAGTCTCAGGTCTGCTAACACTCTACAGAGAGTCTCAGGTCTGCTAACACTCTACAGAGAGTCTCAGGTCTGCTAACACTCTACAGAGAGTCTCAGGTCTGTTCTGCTAACACTCTACAGAGAGTCTCAGGTCTGTTAACACTCTACAGAGAGTCTCATGTCTGCTAACACTCTACAGAGAGTCTCAGGTCTGCTAACACTCTACAGAGAGTCTCAGGTCTGTTAACACTCTACAGAGAGTCTCAGGTCTGTTAACACTCTACAGAGAGTCTCAGGTCTGCTAACACTCTACAGAGAGTCTCAGGTCTGCTAACACTCTACAGAGAGTCTCAGGTCTGCTAACACTCTACAGAGAGTCTCAGGTCTGCTAACACTCTACAGAGAGTCTCAGGTCTGTTCTGCTAACACTCTACAGAGAGTCTCAGGTCTGTTCTGCTAACACTCTACAGAGAGTCTCAGGTCTGTTCTGCTAACACTCTACAGAGAGTCTCAGGTCTGTTAACACTCTACAGAGAGTCTCAGGTCTGTTAACACTCTACAGAGAGTCTCAGGTCTGTTAACACTCTACAGAGAGTCTCAGGTCTGTTAACACTCTACAGAGAGTCTCAGGTCTGTTAACACTCTACAGAGAGTCTCAGGTCTGTTAACACTCTACAGAGAGTCTCAGGTCTGCTAACACTCTACAGAGAGTCTCAGGTCTGTTAACACTCTACAGAGAGTCTCAGGTCTGTTATCACTCTACAGAgagtctctctcccctcgctccctGTCCCTTGTCCCCTCGTTCTCTGTCCGCTCGCTCCCTGTCCGCTCGCTCCCTGtcccctcgctctctgtcccctgtcccctcgctctctgtcccctgtcccctcgctctctgtcccctgtcccctcgctctctgtcccctgtcccctcgcTCCATGTGCCTCTCTCCTGATccttcatctttccctcctcAATAAGAAGCAGAAGGAAAATTTACACTCTGTGATTCCCAGTAAATGTAAGTAAGATGCTGTTTTGTTTTCTCAGACGTGTGACATTGATAggtcctctccccctgtcctctctctaggTTCCTGGGGGTAAGGGCTTTATGTTTAAACTGGAGCTGCAGGCTGAAGCCCAGCATCTGTGTGACAAGTCCTTCTCTGTGGTGAGTCTGAGCCACATTCAGACAACGTTTGCTACAACATTCAGACAACGTTTGCTACAACATTCAGACAATGTTTGCTACAACGTTCAGACAATGTTTGCTACAACATAACTCTTGAGGTCTCTTGTCATGCTAGCACAAACAATCAATGACTCTAACATAGTCTtttcccctgtcctcctccccctgtcctccttcCCCCGtcctcctcccccctgtcctcctcccccctgtcctcctcctccctgtcctctcctccctgtcctctcccccctgtcctcctcctcccccctgtcctcctcctccctgtcctctcctccctgtcctcctcccccctgtcctctcctccctgtcctcctcccccctgtcctcctcctccctgtcctctcctccctgtcctcctccccctgtcctcctccccccccgTCCTCCTCCCCCCGTCCTCCTCCCCCCCGTCCTCCtccccccctgtcctcctcccccctgtcctcctcctccctgtcctctcctccctgtcctctcccccctgtcctcctcctcctccctgtcctctcctccctgtcctcctcccccctgtcctcctccccctgtcctccttcCCCCGtcctcctcccccctgtcctcctccccctgtcctcctcccccctgtcctcctccccctgtcctcctccccccctgtcctcctccccctgtcctcctccccctgtcctcctccccctgtcctcctccccccctgtcctcctcctccctgtcctctcctccctgtcctctcctccctgtcctcctcccccctgtcctcctccccccctgtcctcctccccccctgtcctctcctccctgtcctcctcctcccccctgtcctcctcccccctgtcctctcccccctgtcctcctcctccccccctgtcctctcctccctgtcctcctcctcccccctgtcctcctccccccctgtcctctcctccctactgtcctcctcccccctgtcctcctcccccctgtcctcctccctcctgtcctcctcccccctgtcctctcctccctctcgtcGCCTGTAGCCTGACCTAGGTAGTAAATACACAGCCTGGTCCTCAGTGAGCACACTGATACAGAAAGACTTGGTCCAGAAGACACACAACCCCGCCAGGTAAACGACAAGACTACACCTTGTCTTGTCTTCTTTTTAAAACTCTCCATGTTCTTTCTACCTCGTTTGTTCCTCTtcatctgtcactttctctgttaccctgtagtgatctctttccatctctctctctgtccctcatccccctctcctaggTATTCTCTGACTGAGCTGGGTTTGGCCCTGGCAGAGAGactagaggacggagagagagaacaagaagaggacaggaggagtgAAGAGGGAAGTTGCCCCGGCGCTGTTGACCTTACTGCCGAGGAAGATGAGAAAAAGAAGAGAACAgagtgagtgaatgaatgagAGACACAAATTATGGTTTTGTTTGATAATTGTAGTAATGTATTTTACTAAGattcatttctctctctatttctctcggCCTGTGGTAGGCCATTAGCGGGGCCTACCCCAGCAGCCTATGTTGCCCAGAGAGGGAGTGAGGTGTCTGGGGTAAACTCCTCAGAAAAGCCCCAGGCTGTAGAGACAAAGACTAGGCCGGCTGGAGGCTGTCTGTACCCAGGCAGTTATGACATTGTGCTATGTGTGGACTTCATTGAGACTACTGGGTAAgaggtctgtctgtcctgtctgtctgtcctgtcctgtccgtccGTCTAGGTGTGGTTGAGTTTGAGGTTTCTgtgtagacacaacatgtatgCGTGCTAGTGGTGGGGGGGGAAATCAATATTATTTTTTGACTGTGTATCATATTATTTTTGCgatagttggctgtacctgcaccaaatcTCCAGTATTTTTCCTCCATAGCTCGTTCTCCATCTtctttaaatagggagccaattagTTTTCAGGTCTTGtgtttccatgactgatcaaaactcattttgttatggctctctctgtctctctttagcagacatatggtgaggaATATGTTGGGAACATCCAATAGCAAATAAAATCACACTATCCAATCGCaatgcatatagaatcatgagaatcacaatacatatagaatcacaatgcatatagaatcatgagaatcacaatgcatatagaatcatgagaatcacaatacatatagaatcacaatgcatatagaatcatgagaatcacaatgcatatagaatcacaatgcatatagaatcatgagaatcacaatgcatatagaatcacaatgcatatagaatcatgagaatcacaatgcatatagaatcatgaggatcacaatgcatatagaatcatgagaatcacaatgcatatagaatcatgagaatcacaatacatatagaatcacaatgcatatagaatcatgagaatcacaatgcatatagaatcatgagaatcacaatacatatagaatcacaatgcatatagaatcatgagaatcacaatgcatatagaatcacaatgcatatagaatcatgaggatcacaatgcatatagaatcatgagaatcacaatgcatatagaatcacaatgcatatagaatcacaatgcatatagaatcatgagaatcacaatgcatatagaatcacaatgcatatagaatcatgagaatcacaatgcatatagaatcacaatgcatatagaatcacgaggatcacaatacatatagaatcacaatgcatatagaatcacaatgcatatagaatcacaatgcatatagaatcatgagaatcacaatgcatatagaatcacaatacatatagaatcacgagGATCACAATGCTTATagaatcacaatgcatatagaatcatgagaatcacaatacatatagaatcacaatgcatatagaatcacaatgcttatagaatcacaatacatatagaatcatgagaatcacaatgcatatagaatcacaatgcttatagaatcacaatgcatatagaatcacgaggatcacaatgcatatagaatcacaatgcatatagaatcatgagaatcacaatgcatatagaatcacaatgcatatagaatcacaatacatatagaatcatgagaatcacaatgcatatagaatcacaatacatatagaatcaggaGAATCACAATGCTTATagaatcacaatgcatatagaatcatgagaatcacaatgcatatagaatcacaatgcatatagaatcacaatgcttatagaatcaggagaatcacaatgcatatagaatcatgagaatcacaatacatatagaatcacaatgcatatagaatcatgagaatcacaatgcatatagaatcacaatgcatatagaatcatgagaatcacaatgcatatagaatcacaatgcatatagaatcatgagaatcacaatgcatatagaatcacaatgcatatagaatcatgagaatcacaatgcatatagaatcacaatgcatatagaatcatgagaatcacaatgcatatagaatcatgagaatcacaatgcatatagaatcacgagaatcacaatgcatatagaatcacaatgcatatagaatcaggagaatcacaatacatatagaatcacaatgcatatagaatcaggagaatcacaatacatatagaatcatgagaatcacaatgcatatagaatcacaatgcatatagaatcacgagaatcacaatacatatagaatcacgagaatcacaatgcatatagaatcacgagaatcacaatacatatagaatcacaatgcatatagaatcacgagaatcacaatacatatagaatcacgagaatcacaatgcatatagaatcacaatgcatatagaatcaggagaatcacaatacatatagaatcacaatgcatatagaatcaggagaatcacaatgcatatagaatcatgagaatcacaatgcatatagaatcacaatgcatatagaatcacgagaatcacaatacatatagaatcaggagaatcacaatgcatatagaatcatgagaatcacaatgcatatagaatcacaatgcatatagaatcacgagaatcacaatacatatagaatcacgagaatcacaatgcatatagaatcacgagaatcacaatacatatagaatcacaatgcatatagaatcacgagaatcacaatacatatagaatcacgagaatcacaatacatatagaatcacgagaatcacaatgcatatagaatcaCGAGAATCGCAATGCAGATAGAATCGCGAGAATCGCAATGCAGATAGAATCGCAATGCAGATAGAATCACAATGCAGATAGAATCACAATGCAGATAGAATCACAATGCAGATAGAATCACAATGCagatagaatcatgagaatcgcaaTGCGTGTCAGCACCTAATTGtcatgataatatggtatggtgagatCCTtggtaattcccagccctagtgtgtgttaatgtgttcctcctgtgtgtgtgtgtgtgtgtgtgtgtgtgtgtgtgtgtgtgtgtgtgtgtgtgtgtgtgtgtgtgtgtgtgtgtgtgtgtgtgtgtgtgtgtgtatgtgtgtagcggCAGCACGGCCTGTAAGCAGGAGCTGGTGAAGGAGCTGCAGAGGAACGGCGTAAACTTTGACGTCAGGAAGTTAAACGTAGGTGACTTCCTGTGGGTGGCCAAGGAGAGGGTCGCTCCCGTGTCAGGTAACACACTGAGCTCGTCTTTTTTTCCTCCTGGGTACTAGAAGTCTTTTCCTCCTGGTTGCTAAAAGTATTTTCCCCCTGGGTGCTAAAAGTATTTTCCCCCCTGGGTACTAAAAGTATTTTCCCCCCTGGGTACTAAAAGTATTTTCCCCCCTGGGTACTAAAAGTATTTTCCCCCTGGGTACTAAAAGTATTTTCCCCCTGGGTACTAAAAGTATTTTCCCCCTGGGTACTAAAAGTATTTTCCCCCTGGGTACTGAAAGTATTTTCCCCCTGGGTACTGAAAGTATTTTCCCCCCTGGGTACTAAAAGTATTT is a window of Salmo salar chromosome ssa18, Ssal_v3.1, whole genome shotgun sequence DNA encoding:
- the mus81 gene encoding crossover junction endonuclease MUS81 codes for the protein MPAVEHVRLGRKRNLPPCPNPLFLQWLSELRDQAAEKGHKTQYVYHKAISSLKRYPLPLRNAREAKILQNFGDGICKILDEKLQRHYRENGPDAPIHSLPSGVTVAPRRRSNNSLAQPTKQPSRKEGEGGRRKREYVPQKRSGGYAVLLTLYRESQVPGGKGFMFKLELQAEAQHLCDKSFSVPDLGSKYTAWSSVSTLIQKDLVQKTHNPARYSLTELGLALAERLEDGEREQEEDRRSEEGSCPGAVDLTAEEDEKKKRTEPLAGPTPAAYVAQRGSEVSGVNSSEKPQAVETKTRPAGGCLYPGSYDIVLCVDFIETTGGSTACKQELVKELQRNGVNFDVRKLNVGDFLWVAKERVAPVSGQLRAPPSRELVLDYIIERKRMDDLCGSIIDGRFREQKFRLKRCGLQKPIYLVEECGSAAAHLSLPETTLQQAIVNTQVVDGFFVKRVQDVKESVAYLTVMTRYLTKLYQNRTLVCRSRELEGDGQNKEECGGREREVPSCSLISFPEFNQGAVKNKCQTVREVFARQLMQISGLSGDKAVAILERYSTLHSLLEAYEQCPSDTEREKLLSSIRYGKLKRNLGPALSRTVYQLYCTKGALS